A window of Pseudomonas alcaliphila JAB1 genomic DNA:
CCCGATGCCAACCTGCTGGTGCTGATGTTCGGCCTCAGTGGCGCGATGAAGGGCGAGCACTAAGCCACACCCACGGTCACACCTCGCCAAGCGGGCCGACCTGCACCAGCAGGTGGCCCGCCAGGCGCTGCCTCTTGACGCTCATACCCGCGCAGCTCGACCACCCGTTCTGCTCCTCGATACTCTCATTACTCGCTCATGCCTCTGGCCCCACAGGCCACATCCTTGAAAATGCCCGCATAGTGGCGTTTTAGAGCCTCTCGTTCAGTTTTGATTCGGAGTATCGGCTCAATAAGAGCAAAAGCACCCTCTCCCCTAGCACCCGCCCTGCGCCCCAGCCCTTCGCAGAGCTCGGGGCGTTTCAGCGGGCGAAGCAGTGCTTCGCTGTCTCCGCTTACGCCCCGCAAGCGGGAGAGGGGAACTGATCGCGGGCCTGCAGCAATCTCAGCAGGCTTCCGAGATTTTCGCGGCTGAAGCCGCTCCTACAGATTTGGGTGGCTTCGGATCGCGGCTGAAGCCCCTCCTACAAGAGCGCGGCGATACCAGCGGCCTTGCCTTCACGCCCCCGCAATCAACCGCTCGATGATCTCCCGCCGCTCAGGATGCTCCGGCACCCGAATGCCAAACTCCTCGCGCAACACCCTCAGCACCTCATCGACACTCTGCAACTGCACCCGCTCACTCGCCTGCCCCAGGCGATGGATGGCGAAGCTGCCGTTGTTCAGCGTCTTGCGCAGGCCGGTCCCGGTGCGAGCGGCGATCATCTGGCCGAGGAAGGGCGATTCCGGGTGGGTGCACACGTACCAGTTGCCCACCACGTAATCGATATCCGCCACCTTCTGCAGATCGAACACGTACATCGCCCGCCAGCTACCCGCCACCAACGCGCGCAGGGTGTAGGTGCCGTCCACCAACGTCAGCCGATAGGGCTCATGCGGAGTGGTCTGCTCCGCCTCGCTGTCGAGCAGCAAGGGACCGGTCGGCACCATGCCGCCGAAGCCGACATCGGTGATGTAGCGCCCGCCATCGATGGTCACCAGCACCAGCATATGGGTGCGCGCCGGCAAAGCGTCTTCTGGCCCGCCCATGACCACGCGGCCGGTCAGCCCGCGCGCATCGAAGCCCAGCGCCTGCAACAGCAGCAGGTACAGGCGGTTGAGTTCGAAGCAGTAGCCGCCACGGCCCTGGCGTAGCAACTTGTCCTGGATCGCGGCGGGTTCGACCTCCACCGGCACGCGCAGCATGCTCGCCAGGGTTTCGAAGGGGAACTCGGCGGTGTGCCGCGCCTGCAGCTCGCGCAGGGTGTCGAGGGTCGGTGGTGGCGCCGACGAGTAACCCAGGCGCCCGAGGTACATGTGTAGATCCAGCATGAATGGCTCGGTCATCGTGCATCTCCCTTTTCTACCTGCCGGCTGTTTTACCAGAGGGCGTGGATAGACGATATGCAAGGAGCCGCGTAGCGAGCTTGAATCAGCGCTTTCGGTTTGCGGCAGCCGGCACACACAAATCGACAGAAATGCGCCAATCTATCGCTCACCGCACGAGCTTGCCCGAGGACTCCATGATGCATCTGCGCCGTTTCTGTACCCTTTCCCTGTTACTCACCCTGGGCGGCTGCGGCGCCGGTGAGACGGCCACCACGGCGACACTCCAGGCTGAGCAGGCCAAACAGGCTCAGCAGCAGATGGAGCAGCTCAAGCAGCAGATCGACCAGGCCAATGCGGCGAACACTCAGCGCCTGCAGGAGGCCATCGATCAGGCGCAGTGAACGGCGTCTCCAGCGGAGCGCTGCTTGCAACGAGCAACGCGCCGCCTGACAACAAAA
This region includes:
- a CDS encoding arylamine N-acetyltransferase, with amino-acid sequence MTEPFMLDLHMYLGRLGYSSAPPPTLDTLRELQARHTAEFPFETLASMLRVPVEVEPAAIQDKLLRQGRGGYCFELNRLYLLLLQALGFDARGLTGRVVMGGPEDALPARTHMLVLVTIDGGRYITDVGFGGMVPTGPLLLDSEAEQTTPHEPYRLTLVDGTYTLRALVAGSWRAMYVFDLQKVADIDYVVGNWYVCTHPESPFLGQMIAARTGTGLRKTLNNGSFAIHRLGQASERVQLQSVDEVLRVLREEFGIRVPEHPERREIIERLIAGA